A stretch of Myxococcales bacterium DNA encodes these proteins:
- the rfbB gene encoding dTDP-glucose 4,6-dehydratase — translation MNLLVTGGAGFIGQCYVRLARKKRPQSKIVNLDALTYAGNLESLADLKGDDGHVFVKGDIRDGALVRSLIESHEIGAIVNFAAESHVDRSIMSAAPFVETNVLGTLALLEAAKDLKVPRFLQVSTDEVYGSLGPTGAFSETSAIDPRSPYSASKTAADHLVSAFHHTHGLDTVTTRCSNNYGPFQFPEKLIPLMILNAFEGKPLPVYGDGMQVRDWIHVEDHATAIDLVLTGGKSGHVYNVGAENDRPNLSVIRDILKLTGASESLIKYVPDRPGHDRRYAMDATKIRSELGWKPARDFEQGLAETVAWYRNHETWWERVRSGAYRAYYEQQYGARLRG, via the coding sequence GTGAACCTCCTTGTGACCGGTGGGGCTGGATTCATCGGCCAGTGCTACGTGCGCCTGGCCCGAAAAAAGCGCCCCCAATCGAAAATCGTCAATCTGGACGCCCTCACCTACGCGGGCAACCTGGAATCGCTGGCCGACCTCAAGGGCGACGACGGGCATGTCTTCGTCAAGGGTGACATTCGCGACGGCGCGCTCGTCCGATCGCTCATCGAATCACACGAGATTGGGGCCATCGTGAACTTCGCGGCCGAAAGCCACGTCGATCGCAGCATCATGTCGGCAGCCCCCTTCGTGGAGACGAACGTCCTTGGCACGCTGGCGCTGCTCGAGGCCGCCAAGGACCTCAAGGTGCCCCGCTTCCTTCAGGTCTCGACGGACGAGGTGTACGGATCGCTCGGGCCAACGGGCGCTTTTTCCGAAACGTCTGCCATCGACCCCCGAAGCCCCTACTCCGCGAGCAAGACGGCGGCCGACCACCTGGTCAGCGCGTTCCATCACACGCATGGCCTCGACACGGTGACCACCCGTTGCTCCAACAACTACGGGCCATTCCAGTTCCCGGAGAAGCTGATCCCGCTCATGATTCTGAACGCCTTCGAGGGCAAGCCGCTGCCCGTCTACGGCGATGGCATGCAGGTTCGTGACTGGATCCACGTGGAGGATCACGCAACCGCCATCGATCTGGTGCTGACGGGAGGCAAGTCGGGCCACGTCTACAACGTGGGTGCCGAAAACGACCGTCCGAATCTGTCCGTGATTCGCGACATCCTGAAGCTCACCGGCGCCTCGGAGAGCCTCATCAAGTACGTGCCCGACAGGCCTGGCCACGATCGGCGCTACGCGATGGACGCCACGAAGATCCGCTCGGAACTCGGCTGGAAGCCTGCGCGTGACTTCGAGCAAGGGTTGGCCGAAACGGTGGCCTGGTATCGCAATCACGAGACGTGGTGGGAGCGGGTGCGCAGTGGCGCTTACCGCGCCTACTACGAACAACAATACGGGGCCCGCCTTCGCGGCTAG
- a CDS encoding DUF402 domain-containing protein produces MSSPRSKSPALAALEETKVDLAGRKKVFSCREIVTGPGAVVALFVSDRVMNVAGVTLPVGTVTFGHFWVDRPYNVYHWMTPTGRTLGHYFNLAQDTSISPGLLFWRDLTLDVLAVPGRTPRVLDEDELPTDLCPEHRARIDVALQETQAALPELLPWLEAQADVLWPKVFASKRVNARRP; encoded by the coding sequence TTGTCCTCTCCACGAAGCAAATCACCGGCATTGGCGGCCCTCGAAGAGACGAAGGTCGACCTCGCGGGTCGAAAGAAAGTGTTCTCCTGTCGCGAGATCGTGACGGGACCGGGGGCTGTCGTGGCGTTGTTTGTCTCGGATCGCGTCATGAACGTCGCGGGCGTCACGCTGCCCGTGGGTACGGTGACGTTCGGCCATTTCTGGGTCGATCGCCCCTACAACGTCTACCACTGGATGACGCCGACGGGCCGAACCCTGGGCCATTACTTCAACCTCGCGCAAGACACGTCCATTTCCCCGGGCCTGCTCTTTTGGCGGGATCTCACGCTGGACGTGCTCGCGGTGCCTGGGCGAACGCCCCGCGTGCTCGACGAAGACGAGTTACCCACCGACCTCTGCCCGGAACACCGCGCCCGTATAGACGTTGCGCTTCAGGAAACGCAAGCCGCGCTACCGGAGTTGCTTCCGTGGCTCGAGGCCCAAGCGGACGTGCTGTGGCCGAAGGTGTTTGCGAGCAAGCGCGTCAATGCGAGGCGCCCGTGA
- the msrP gene encoding protein-methionine-sulfoxide reductase catalytic subunit MsrP: MTDRTSRLKALGPEPSAAEITPEWLYQGRRRFLAATGLTAATLTLASRRARGEGLRTLSGVKQSSLSTRGEELTKQDDATSYNNFYEFGTGKNDPAAQAHSLRPRPWTIVCEGEVKKPQRLDLATLETLFPLEERVYRHRCVEAWSMVIPWVGFSLSKLLTRLEPTSKAKYVAFETLYDPTQMPGQRRPVLAWPYVEGLRLDEAMHPLAILSLGMYGRVLPNQNGAPVRLVVPWKYGFKGIKSIVKIRLTETQPATSWNRSAPHEYGFYANVNPEVPHPRWSQAKERRIGDFLRRKTLMFNGYADQVGSLYAGMDLHKSF; this comes from the coding sequence ATGACAGACCGAACGTCACGACTGAAGGCGTTGGGCCCTGAGCCCAGCGCCGCGGAGATCACACCCGAGTGGCTCTACCAAGGCCGCCGACGCTTTCTGGCGGCGACCGGGCTTACAGCCGCCACGCTCACGCTGGCGAGCCGTCGGGCGCGTGGCGAGGGACTCCGGACGCTCTCGGGCGTCAAACAAAGCTCACTGTCGACGCGTGGCGAAGAGCTCACGAAGCAGGATGACGCGACCTCCTACAACAACTTTTACGAGTTCGGAACCGGAAAGAATGACCCCGCTGCACAGGCCCATAGCCTGAGGCCGCGGCCCTGGACTATCGTCTGTGAGGGTGAGGTCAAGAAGCCTCAGCGGCTCGACCTGGCCACGCTGGAGACACTCTTTCCACTGGAAGAGCGCGTTTACCGCCACCGCTGCGTGGAGGCCTGGTCGATGGTGATTCCCTGGGTGGGGTTCTCCCTCTCCAAGCTGCTCACGAGGCTCGAACCCACATCCAAGGCCAAGTACGTGGCCTTCGAAACGCTATACGACCCGACCCAAATGCCAGGCCAGCGGCGACCAGTGCTCGCGTGGCCCTACGTGGAAGGGCTGCGCCTCGATGAGGCGATGCACCCCCTTGCCATCCTGTCGCTTGGCATGTACGGGCGTGTTCTGCCCAACCAAAACGGAGCGCCGGTGAGGCTGGTTGTGCCCTGGAAGTATGGGTTCAAGGGGATCAAGTCCATCGTGAAGATCCGGCTCACGGAGACACAGCCCGCCACCTCCTGGAACCGAAGCGCCCCTCACGAGTATGGTTTTTACGCCAACGTGAACCCCGAGGTCCCGCATCCGCGTTGGAGCCAGGCCAAAGAACGCCGCATCGGCGACTTCTTGCGACGCAAGACGCTCATGTTCAATGGGTACGCCGATCAGGTCGGATCGCTCTACGCAGGCATGGACCTGCACAAGTCCTTTTGA
- the rfbD gene encoding dTDP-4-dehydrorhamnose reductase, which translates to MSTKITAVVLGAQGTLGRALVENLPRLGIDLLAAHTRATCDIAHEDAVEGALLSARPDLVFNAAAYTNVDKAEDEEDASYLANALGPENVARACARIDAKLVHYSTDFVFDGEQERPYDEFDPVSPQGAYARSKVAGERLVETAWAKHFILRVGCLYGQGGRNFPSTILDRLGRGESIKADAERKASPTWVVPVVEVSAALARTDGFGLYHSTANGETTWADYAHFLAGQLGISAEKVAALPYGALSLKAARPRRAILNNRMLRLRGLDTLGTWEEQALRFMQSVA; encoded by the coding sequence ATGAGCACGAAGATCACGGCGGTGGTGCTTGGCGCCCAGGGAACCCTGGGCCGAGCGCTGGTTGAGAACCTGCCCCGGCTGGGCATCGATCTGCTGGCCGCTCACACGCGTGCAACCTGCGACATCGCCCACGAAGACGCTGTCGAAGGCGCGTTGCTCTCCGCCCGTCCCGATCTCGTCTTCAACGCCGCTGCCTACACCAACGTCGACAAGGCGGAAGACGAAGAAGACGCAAGCTACCTGGCGAACGCCCTGGGTCCCGAGAACGTGGCCCGGGCGTGCGCGCGCATCGATGCCAAGCTCGTTCATTACTCGACGGATTTCGTGTTCGATGGTGAGCAGGAGCGGCCCTACGACGAGTTCGACCCGGTCAGTCCGCAGGGCGCGTACGCGCGCAGCAAAGTCGCCGGGGAGCGGCTCGTGGAAACGGCATGGGCCAAGCACTTCATCCTGCGGGTGGGGTGCCTTTACGGGCAGGGCGGGCGTAACTTCCCGTCCACCATCCTCGACAGGCTAGGGCGGGGAGAAAGCATCAAGGCCGACGCCGAGCGCAAGGCTTCACCCACTTGGGTGGTGCCCGTGGTCGAGGTCTCGGCCGCCCTGGCCCGTACCGATGGGTTCGGGCTCTATCACAGCACGGCCAACGGCGAGACGACCTGGGCGGACTACGCCCATTTTTTGGCGGGCCAGCTCGGCATCAGCGCCGAGAAGGTGGCCGCATTGCCCTACGGAGCCCTCTCGCTCAAGGCGGCGCGCCCGCGCCGCGCGATCCTGAATAACCGCATGCTGCGCCTTCGCGGGCTGGACACGCTAGGAACCTGGGAAGAACAAGCCCTGCGCTTCATGCAAAGCGTGGCCTGA
- a CDS encoding GDP-L-fucose synthase codes for MVTQTSERSPLAGKRIVVTGGRGFLGSFVVEALRTRGAAEVFAPASADYDLVDRLACRQLLADTQPDLVFHLAARVGGIGANQKNPGRFLFENAMMALNVFEECRLAGVSKLVAAGTICAYPKFAPIPFKEDDIWNGYPEETNAPYGVAKKMMLVQSSAYRDQYGMSSIVLFPVNLYGPRDNFDLESSHVIPALIRKCLEAKAAGQREVVVWGDGSPTREFLYVEDAAEGLVRGAESYDASDPVNLGSGEEISIKDLAHLIAEATGFDGGFTWDTSRPNGQPRRRLDVTRARERFGFSAQVSFREGIKRTVNWYVENSKSATGGDA; via the coding sequence ATGGTGACGCAAACGTCTGAAAGATCGCCCTTGGCCGGCAAGCGTATCGTGGTGACCGGAGGCCGAGGCTTCCTGGGTAGCTTCGTGGTGGAGGCCCTGAGGACCCGCGGCGCTGCCGAGGTGTTCGCCCCCGCCAGTGCGGACTACGATCTCGTCGATCGCCTGGCGTGCCGCCAGCTGCTCGCGGACACGCAACCCGATTTGGTCTTCCATCTGGCAGCCCGCGTGGGCGGCATCGGGGCCAATCAGAAAAACCCCGGCCGGTTCCTGTTCGAGAACGCCATGATGGCGCTCAACGTCTTCGAGGAGTGCCGGTTGGCCGGCGTGAGCAAGCTCGTGGCAGCTGGGACCATCTGTGCCTATCCCAAATTCGCGCCCATCCCCTTCAAGGAAGACGACATCTGGAACGGCTATCCCGAGGAAACCAACGCGCCCTACGGCGTGGCAAAGAAGATGATGCTGGTGCAGTCGTCGGCCTACCGAGACCAGTACGGCATGAGCAGCATCGTGCTCTTTCCGGTGAACCTTTACGGCCCCCGGGACAACTTCGATCTCGAGAGCAGCCACGTGATTCCCGCGCTGATTCGCAAGTGCCTGGAGGCGAAGGCGGCCGGACAAAGAGAGGTCGTGGTGTGGGGTGACGGGTCACCCACCCGGGAGTTTCTCTACGTCGAAGACGCCGCCGAGGGGCTCGTGCGGGGCGCCGAGAGCTATGACGCTTCCGACCCGGTCAATCTGGGGTCTGGCGAGGAGATCAGCATCAAGGACTTGGCTCACCTCATCGCAGAGGCTACTGGCTTCGACGGGGGGTTCACGTGGGACACGAGCCGGCCGAATGGCCAACCTCGCCGTCGCCTCGACGTGACCCGTGCCCGCGAGCGCTTTGGCTTCAGCGCCCAGGTTTCGTTCAGAGAAGGGATCAAACGCACCGTGAACTGGTATGTCGAAAACAGCAAAAGCGCCACGGGAGGTGACGCGTGA
- the dtd gene encoding D-tyrosyl-tRNA(Tyr) deacylase: MITVVQRVREAHVRVADDVVGQIGTGLLLLVGVARGDTEADADATARKVAALRMFAGAKPMDLTVREAGGACLVVSQFTLVGRLYKGNRPSFDAAEDPPRAAALYERIVAQLREAGLQVQTGRFAADMQVSLVNDGPVTFIVETAAGALVKR, translated from the coding sequence GTGATCACCGTCGTTCAACGTGTGCGTGAGGCTCACGTTCGGGTGGCCGATGACGTGGTGGGGCAGATCGGCACGGGACTGTTGCTGCTCGTCGGTGTCGCGCGGGGGGATACCGAGGCCGATGCCGACGCCACGGCCCGCAAGGTGGCGGCGCTCCGGATGTTCGCAGGGGCCAAGCCGATGGATCTTACGGTCAGGGAGGCGGGCGGTGCGTGTTTGGTGGTCAGCCAGTTCACCCTCGTCGGGCGGCTCTACAAGGGCAATCGCCCGAGCTTCGACGCCGCGGAGGATCCGCCGCGCGCCGCGGCCCTGTACGAGCGCATCGTCGCCCAACTTCGTGAGGCCGGTTTGCAGGTCCAGACGGGCCGCTTCGCCGCGGACATGCAGGTGTCTCTGGTGAACGACGGCCCCGTGACCTTCATCGTCGAAACCGCGGCAGGCGCGCTCGTGAAGCGCTGA
- the gmd gene encoding GDP-mannose 4,6-dehydratase, with protein sequence MGRKALITGVTGQDGSYLAELLLAKGYEVYGVVRRSSSFNTERLDGIYQDPHVENYRLRLVYGDLDDASSINRILETVRPDEIYNLGAQSHVRVSFDVPEYTCNTVAMGTLRLLEGLREIVPQARFYQASSSEMFGSAKPPQLETTAFEPRSPYACAKVFAHQLCQNYRDAYGLHISCGILFNHESPRRGVPFVTRKITRAAARIKHGLDKQLFLGNLEAKRDWGFAGDYVEAMWLMLQQDKPDDYVVATGESHSVRECLDVAFGTVGLDWQPYVEIDKRYFRPTEVDHLLGDATKARKALGWAPKVTFRKLIEMMVKADEEDLRTSLAGRAPTR encoded by the coding sequence TTGGGGCGCAAGGCGCTCATCACCGGCGTCACGGGGCAGGATGGCTCGTACCTGGCGGAACTCTTGCTCGCCAAGGGTTACGAGGTCTACGGGGTGGTACGCCGTTCAAGTTCGTTCAATACCGAGCGGCTCGACGGAATTTATCAAGACCCCCACGTCGAGAACTATCGGCTGCGCCTGGTGTACGGCGACCTCGACGACGCAAGCTCCATCAACCGCATCCTCGAGACCGTCCGCCCGGACGAAATCTACAACCTGGGGGCGCAGAGCCACGTCCGCGTGAGCTTCGACGTTCCGGAATATACGTGCAACACGGTTGCCATGGGCACGCTGCGCCTGCTCGAAGGGCTGCGTGAGATCGTGCCCCAGGCCCGCTTCTACCAAGCGTCGTCTTCCGAGATGTTTGGCTCGGCCAAGCCTCCTCAGCTCGAAACCACCGCCTTTGAGCCCAGGTCGCCCTATGCCTGCGCCAAAGTGTTCGCACACCAGCTCTGCCAGAACTACCGGGACGCCTACGGCCTGCACATTTCCTGCGGCATTCTGTTCAATCACGAGAGCCCTCGCCGCGGCGTTCCCTTCGTGACGCGCAAGATCACCCGAGCCGCGGCTCGCATCAAGCACGGACTCGACAAGCAGCTCTTCCTCGGCAACCTCGAAGCCAAGCGCGATTGGGGCTTTGCGGGGGACTACGTGGAGGCCATGTGGCTGATGCTCCAGCAGGACAAACCCGACGACTACGTCGTGGCCACGGGTGAATCACACTCGGTGCGCGAATGCCTGGACGTGGCCTTCGGAACGGTGGGTCTCGATTGGCAGCCCTACGTCGAAATCGATAAACGGTACTTCCGCCCCACCGAGGTGGATCACCTCTTGGGCGACGCCACCAAGGCCCGCAAAGCCCTGGGATGGGCCCCCAAAGTCACCTTCCGGAAGCTCATCGAGATGATGGTCAAGGCGGACGAAGAGGATTTGCGAACCTCTCTGGCAGGCCGCGCGCCGACCCGTTGA
- a CDS encoding sulfoxide reductase heme-binding subunit YedZ — MGSNRSAQQRRALWAGRVLAVVPALILSVQAATGALGANPIEALLNKLGWWALVLLTASLACTPLRLVFGWTWLSRWRRTLGLGAFWYATLHLGTYVGLDKFFAWDEIGDDLTKRPFIAVGFAAFLLLLLLALTSPARMVKRLGGARWRAIHRLAYVAAALGLVHFFWRVKADLREPIVFASILVTSLAVRIGSRLRARRNHRAGQGPRNEAPEEQPAQPSSRQAGRSMPSS, encoded by the coding sequence ATGGGCAGCAATCGGTCGGCGCAGCAGCGGCGTGCTTTGTGGGCTGGACGGGTGCTTGCGGTCGTTCCCGCATTGATTCTATCCGTCCAGGCTGCGACCGGCGCGCTCGGCGCCAACCCCATCGAGGCGCTGCTGAACAAGCTCGGCTGGTGGGCGCTCGTGCTGCTCACGGCGTCTTTGGCGTGCACACCACTACGCCTCGTCTTCGGCTGGACCTGGCTTTCCCGGTGGCGGCGCACCTTGGGCCTCGGGGCGTTTTGGTATGCCACGCTCCACCTCGGCACGTATGTAGGGCTCGACAAGTTCTTCGCTTGGGACGAGATCGGGGACGACCTCACGAAGCGCCCCTTCATCGCCGTGGGCTTCGCGGCGTTTCTGCTTCTGCTTCTGCTGGCGCTGACCTCTCCCGCCCGCATGGTGAAGCGCCTTGGCGGGGCACGCTGGCGGGCGATTCATCGTTTGGCCTACGTCGCCGCCGCGCTGGGCCTCGTGCATTTCTTCTGGCGCGTGAAGGCGGACCTTCGGGAGCCGATCGTATTCGCCTCGATCCTGGTCACCTCTCTGGCGGTGAGGATCGGAAGCCGCCTGCGGGCTCGCAGGAATCACCGGGCGGGGCAGGGCCCCCGCAACGAAGCCCCCGAGGAGCAGCCAGCCCAGCCGTCCTCGCGGCAGGCGGGCCGATCGATGCCTTCCTCGTGA
- a CDS encoding NTP transferase domain-containing protein gives MSDKQSDLRGVVLAGGTGSRLFPLTKVTNKHLLPVGREPMIFHPVRKLLEAGIREILIVTGTEHMGDVVGLLGSGRELGCEFTYRVQDQAGGIAQALGLARRFGRGGRLTVILGDNIFQSSIAPFADEFRKQPSGAKILVQKVHDPGRYGVAVTEGSRVTKIIEKPKDPPSDLAVTGIYFYDEEVFDVIDTLKPSGRGELEITDVNNAYIARGTLSCNELPGWWTDAGTFPSLRQANDLAWSLEPNQD, from the coding sequence ATGAGCGACAAGCAATCGGATCTGCGTGGAGTCGTCCTGGCGGGAGGCACGGGCTCTCGCCTCTTCCCCCTGACCAAGGTGACGAACAAACACCTCCTGCCCGTGGGCCGGGAGCCCATGATCTTCCACCCCGTGCGCAAGCTGCTGGAGGCCGGGATTCGTGAGATTCTGATCGTCACGGGCACCGAACACATGGGGGACGTCGTCGGTCTGCTCGGGAGCGGTCGAGAGCTCGGCTGCGAGTTCACCTATCGCGTTCAGGATCAGGCGGGCGGCATTGCCCAGGCCTTGGGACTGGCCCGGCGCTTTGGCCGGGGGGGACGCCTGACCGTCATTCTGGGCGACAACATTTTTCAGTCGTCCATCGCGCCCTTTGCGGACGAGTTCCGGAAACAACCGAGCGGCGCGAAGATTCTCGTTCAAAAGGTTCACGATCCGGGCCGCTACGGCGTGGCCGTGACCGAGGGAAGCCGGGTGACCAAGATCATCGAGAAGCCCAAAGACCCTCCGAGCGATCTGGCCGTCACGGGGATCTACTTTTACGACGAAGAGGTGTTCGACGTGATCGACACGCTCAAGCCCTCGGGCCGTGGCGAGCTGGAGATCACCGACGTGAACAACGCGTACATTGCCCGAGGAACGCTCTCGTGCAACGAGCTGCCGGGCTGGTGGACGGATGCGGGCACGTTCCCTTCGCTTCGGCAGGCCAACGATCTCGCCTGGTCGCTCGAGCCCAACCAAGACTGA